A part of Setaria viridis chromosome 8, Setaria_viridis_v4.0, whole genome shotgun sequence genomic DNA contains:
- the LOC117866541 gene encoding O-methyltransferase ZRP4 codes for MELTNSTDQGLLDAQLVLWHNTFAFMKSMALKSAVDLRIADAIDLHGGAATLPQIFTKVDLHPSKVPSLRRLMRVLTTTNIFSIQHPLADGGEPVYTLTSVSRLLLGSQTPLTAMVLNPIIVSPFFELGKWFQHELPDPCIFKQTHGRPIWEMTRHDATFDALVNDGLASDSQFIVDIAIKQRAELFQGISSLVDVGGGIGAAAQAISKAFPHVKCSVLDLGHVIAKTPTDTGVQFVTGDMFKSIPPANAVLLKSVLHDWDHDDCVKILKNCKKAIPPREAGGKVIIINMVIGAGPLDLKHKEMQAMFDIYIMFIGGMERDEQEWKKIFSEAGFSDYKIIPVLGVRSIIEVYP; via the exons ATGGAGCTCACCAATAGCACGGACCAGGGGTTGCTTGATGCGCAGCTCGTGCTCTGGCACAACACCTTCGCCTTCATGAAGTCCATGGCGCTCAAGTCCGCCGTAGACCTCAGGATTGCTGATGCCATCGACCTCCATGGCGGTGCCGCCACCCTTCCCCAGATATTCACCAAGGTCGATCTCCACCCGTCCAAGGTTCCCAGCCTGCGTCGCCTCATGCGCGTCCTAACAACCACCAACATCTTCAGCATCCAGCACCCGTTGGCTGATGGCGGCGAGCCCGTCTACACACTTACTTCAGTGTCCCGCCTTCTCCTTGGATCGCAGACTCCTTTGACAGCCATGGTGCTCAATCCCATCATTGTCTCCCCCTTCTTTGAGCTCGGTAAATGGTTCCAGCACGAGCTGCCGGACCCATGCATCTTCAAGCAGACGCACGGCCGGCCCATCTGGGAGATGACCAGACATGATGCAACCTTTGATGCACTCGTCAACGATGGGTTGGCCTCAGACAGCCAATTCATCGTGGACATCGCCATCAAGCAGCGCGCAGAGCTCTTCCAGGGAATAAGCTCACTCGTCGACGTCGGCGGAGGGATCGGTGCAGCGGCCCAAGCCATCTCAAAGGCGTTCCCGCATGTGAAATGCAGTGTGCTGGATCTTGGCCACGTCATTGCCAAGACTCCAACTGACACGGGCGTGCAATTTGTCACTGGCGACATGTTTAAGAGCATTCCACCAGCAAATGCTGTACTGTTGAAG TCGGTTTTGCATGATTGGGACCATGATGACTGTGTAAAGATACTGAAGAACTGCAAAAAGGCTATACCTCCAAGAGAAGCCGGTGGAAAGGTGATAATAATAAACATGGTGATTGGAGCAGGACCATTAGATTTGAAGCACAAAGAGATGCAGGCCATGTTTGATATCTATATCATGTTTATCGGTGGCATGGAACGAGATGAGCAAGAGTGGAAGAAGATTTTCTCAGAAGCTGGGTTCAGCGACTACAAAATAATACCGGTCTTGGGTGTTCGATCAATAATCGAGGTATATCCATAA